CCTGCATTTGTGAATAGAAAAAATTGTTGGGTCCAGTACGATACAACATGAGGTCAAACTGAAATTCCCGTGAATTAATTTGTTCAAAATTTTCAAGTCTTGCCTCATAAGTAGGTGCAGGTTGCCAGTTTTGAGCAGTAGCTGTCAGCATAGTGGTTATAAAGCCCAAGGTTAATAAACATCTTTTTAGTATGATTTTTTTCATATGCGTTGGTATTGATTGAATGGTAATAATATTGTCTTTGTAACGCTCTGGTAATTAATTTGGAACAATTTTTGAAACTGCAACTCTTAGGTTATTATAAGCAATAGAATTATCGCTCCCATCAACAACACCATTGCCGTCAATGTCAGTGGAAATATATCCAATTGCTGCGATCCTAAGTTGATTGTAAATTAATGCCGCATCTGATCCATCAACTACCCCATCCTGGTTCACATCCCCTGCATAAATGCCAAAAACTCCAGACTCTAACTGTACCTGGTTGCTACCATATGCCTGGCTTGCGGTAGTAGTGAAGTCGTATGAATTTGTATTGGACAAATCAACTGCAACGGCAGAAACTGTTTCCAAATGATTACGGGTTCGGATAGTAAGGTAATATACTCCCTCGTTAGGAAGATTCACAACTGCAGTTCCATTTTCAAGCAGGTTTATACCAGCAACTTCATAGGTTGATCCAATCTGACCATATTGGCCCGGTGTGTGCAACTCAAGGGTAAAACGCTCTGCAATAGGAGAATCCCAGCGGGGAGCAATAAGTCCTCCATCTTTTACTTCATGCACTTGCCTCATTGTTTCATTGCCAATGTAGAAGCCTTGAAGAAACAATTTGATTGTAAATGAGTTTACTCCTCCCGGAGGCGGTGGAGGGTACTGTGCCAGGATATTTCCTGATAAGAGCATACAAACAAGTAGTAAACCGGTGTAATTTAAAATTTTGTTCATAAAGTCCGCCTTTCTTAGTTTTAATCTTTTTATTAATGCACGTAATTACTCCATTAATAAAGGATTGAGCACATAGTTTGCAAAAATATGGAAATATAAACACCGAAAGCAAGTGATTTGTTAAAAGCCTGTTAATTTATAATTTTGTTTAGGGTGCTATTTTACTGCGTTTCCCGATACTGTTGGTTGTTATAAAGGTTCTGCAAACATCAATCCGCGATGTAAAAATGTTTATTCGATGGGTCTTTCCCGGGCAAAAGCTTGTCAATTAATGTTACTGCCTACTTGTAGGTACCTCCTGTGCTTCATACTTTGCAATTTGTTCCTCAAGTTTTTTCAGGTTTGTAATGTCGCGTAGTATCTCCAAAACGAAGATGACTTTGCCTTCTTTGTTGCACACTGGCATAGCATTTATTTCAAACCATTTTCCAATACTTTCAAAATACGATTCCGCCCTGTCGGATTTTTTGGTAATTACTACTCTTGCCCCTGCGCAGTTACTGCAAAATGTTGGGCAACCTATGATTTCATAACATTTGCGGCCGATAACATCTTCGGGTTCCAGTCCAAGCATTTTGTATCCGGCGCGATTATAAA
The Bacteroidales bacterium genome window above contains:
- a CDS encoding PAS domain-containing protein, producing MKSRDHLHSHNELPGMLDLIIPAAFDEISEIVSVKSPDHTILFYNRAGYKMLGLEPEDVIGRKCYEIIGCPTFCSNCAGARVVITKKSDRAESYFESIGKWFEINAMPVCNKEGKVIFVLEILRDITNLKKLEEQIAKYEAQEVPTSRQ